From Saimiri boliviensis isolate mSaiBol1 chromosome 9, mSaiBol1.pri, whole genome shotgun sequence, a single genomic window includes:
- the SPATA25 gene encoding spermatogenesis-associated protein 25 yields MSYFRTPQTHLGPLSSGQGGAASPGLSLGLCSPVEPVAVASGGIGPASQKTEQVAPTAQAWGPALAMPQARGCPGGTGWETLRRKEYSQYCHKFPHARQLESLGWENVYSRSTAPDLGGPSRPGPLLLCGLSPGVLPVPSEAMGKEASSQPDICILTLAMMIAGIPTVPVPGVREEDLIWAAQAFMMAHPEPEGAGEGAQWEQVHAYTASGKVPLLRSKRGQPPGSCL; encoded by the exons ATGTCCTACTTCAGGACTCCACAAACTCATCTGGGTCCTCTGTCTTCTGGCCAAG GTGGGGCTGCTTCTCCAGGCTTGTCCCTTGGCCTCTGTAGTCCCGTAGAGCCAGTGGCGGTGGCCTCTGGTGGAATAGGCCCAGCGAGCCAGAAAACTGAGCAGGTGGCACCTACTGCCCAGGCCTGGGGCCCAGCCTTGGCAATGCCACAAGCCAGGGGCTGCCCTGGGGGGACTGGCTGGGAGACACTACGGAGGAAGGAATACAGCCAATACTGCCACAAATTCCCGCATGCGAGACAACTGGAGAGCTTGGGCTGGGAGAATGTTTACTCCAGAAGCACAGCCCCTGATCTGGGTGGCCCCAGCAGGCCTGGGCCCCTGCTGCTGTGTGGGCTGTCACCAGGGGTTCTGCCAGTACCCTCTGAGGCAATGGGGAAGGAGGCCAGCTCCCAGCCTGACATCTGCATCCTCACCCTTGCTATGATGATCGCCGGCATTCCCACCGTGCCTGTCCCAGGCGTGCGGGAAGAGGACTTGATCTGGGCTGCTCAAGCTTTCATGATGGCCCATCCAGAGCCAGAGGGTGCTGGGGAGGGGGCGCAGTGGGAGCAGGTGCATGCCTACACAGCCTCTGGGAAGGTACCCCTATTGAGATCCAAGAGGGGCCAGCCTCCAGGCTCCTGCTTGTAG
- the NEURL2 gene encoding neuralized-like protein 2, which yields MAAASEPVDSGAFWGPVRPEPPPTRFHRVHGANIRVDPSGTRATRVESFAHGVCFSREPLAPGQVFLVEIEEKELGWCGHLRLGLTALDPASLAAVPEFSLPDLVNLGHTWVFAITRHHNRVPRGDSPEAEAEAAAPSRPPALLVEPYLCIEQFRIPRDRLVGRSRPGLYSHLLDQLYELNVLPPTARRSRLGVLFCPRPDGTADMHIVINGEDMGPSARGLPAAQPLYAVVDVFASTKSVRLVQLEYGLPSLQTLCRLVIQRSLVHRLAIDGLHLPKELKDFCKYE from the exons ATGGCTGCCGCCTCCGAGCCCGTGGATTCGGGTGCATTCTGGGGACCAGTGCGCCCGGAGCCCCCTCCCACCCGCTTCCATCGGGTGCACGGTGCCAACATTCGCGTGGACCCCTCTGGGACGCGGGCCACACGCGTGGAGAGCTTCGCCCACGGCGTGTGTTTCAGCCGCGAGCCGCTGGCCCCGGGACAGGTCTTCCTGGTCGAGATCGAGGAGAAAGAGCTGGGCTGGTGCGGACATCTGCGTCTCGGCCTGACTGCGCTGGACCCCGCCAGTCTGGCCGCCGTGCCCGAGTTTTCTCTGCCCGACCTGGTCAATCTGGGCCACACCTGGGTCTTCGCCATCACGCGCCACCACAACCGCGTGCCCCGGGGGGACAGcccggaggcggaggcggaggcagcGGCCCCCAGCCGACCTCCGGCCCTCCTAGTGGAACCATATCTGTGCATTGAGCAGTTTCGCATTCCCCGAGACCGTCTGGTGGGCCGGAGCCGGCCAGGGCTCTACAGCCACCTCTTGGACCAGCTCTATGAGCTGAACGTGCTGCCTCCGACCGCGCGCCGCAGCCGCCTGGGCGTCCTCTTCTGCCCGCGCCCGGATGGCACGGCCGACATGCACATCGTCATCAACGGCGAGGACATGGGCCCGAGCGCCCGGGGGCTGCCAGCTGCGCAGCCCCTCTACGCGGTGGTGGACGTGTTTGCTTCCACCAAGAGCGTGCGCCTTGTCCAGCTCGAGTATGGCT TGCCGTCCCTGCAGACTCTGTGCCGCCTAGTGATACAGCGGAGCCTGGTGCACCGGCTGGCCATTGATGGGCTCCACCTGCCCAAAGAACTTAAGGATTTCTGCAAATATGAGTGA
- the CTSA gene encoding lysosomal protective protein translates to MTPSPREPPGEEGRGGAEMIRASPPPLFLLLLLVSWAPLIEAAPDQDEIQCLPGLAKQPSFRQFSGYLKGSGSKHLHYWFVESQKDPENSPVVLWLNGGPGCSSLDGLLTEHGPFLIQPDGVTLEYNPYSWNLIANVLYLESPAGVGFSYSDDKLYVTNDTEVAQSNFEALQDFFRLFPEYKNNKLFLTGESYAGIYIPTLAVLVMQDPSMNLQGLAVGNGLSSYEQNDNSLVYFAYYHGLLGNRLWSSLQTHCCSQNKCNFYDNEDPECVTNLQEVSRIVGNSGLNIYNLYAPCAGGVPSHFRYEKDTVVVQDLGNIFTLLPIKRMWHQALLRSGNKVRMDPPCTNTTAASTYLNNPDVRKALHIPEQLPQWDMCNFLVNLQYRRLYRSMNSQYLKLLSSQKYQILLYNGDVDMACNFMGDEWFVDSLNQKMEVQRRPWLVKYGDSGEQIAGFVKEFSHIAFLTIKGAGHMVPTDKPLAAFTMFSRFLNKQPY, encoded by the exons ATGACTCCCAGTCCCCGGGAGCCTCCAGGAGAGGAAGGACGCGGGGGAGCAGAG ATGATCCGAGCCTCGCCGCCGCCgctgttcctgctgctgctgctcgtGTCTTGGGCGCCCCTAATCGAGGCAGCCCCCGACCAGGACGAGATCCAGTGCCTCCCCGGGCTGGCCAAACAGCCATCTTTCCGCCAGTTCTCCGGCTACCTCAAAGGCTCCGGCTCCAAGCACCTCCACTACTG GTTTGTGGAGTCCCAGAAGGATCCCGAGAACAGCCCTGTGGTGCTTTGGCTCAATGGGGGTCCCGGCTGCAGCTCCCTAGATGGGCTCCTCACAGAGCATGGCCCCTTCCTG aTCCAGCCAGATGGTGTCACCCTGGAGTACAACCCCTATTCTTGGAACCTG ATTGCCAATGTGTTATACCTGGAGTCCCCAGCTGGGGTGGGCTTCTCCTACTCTGATGACAAACTTTATGTAACCAATGACACTGAG GTCGCCCAGAGCAATTTTGAGGCCCTTCAAGATTTCTTCCGTCTCTTTCCGGAGTACAAGAACAACAAACTTTTCCTGACTGGAGAGAGCTATGCTGGCATCTACATCCCCACCCTAGCCGTGCTGGTCATGCAGGACCCCAGCATGAACCTTCAG GGGCTGGCTGTGGGCAATGGACTCTCCTCCTATGAGCAGAATGACAACTCCCTGGTCTACTTTGCCTACTACCATGGCCTTCTGGGGAACAG GCTCTGGTCTTCTCTCCAGACCCACTGCTGCTCTCAAAACAAGTGTAACTTCTATGACAACGAAGACCCAGAATGTGTGACCAAT CTTCAGGAAGTGTCCCGCATCGTGGGCAACTCTGGCCTCAACATCTACAACCTCTATGCCCCATGTGCTGGAGGGGTGCCCAGCCATTTTAG GTATGAGAAGGACACTGTTGTGGTCCAGGATTTGGGCAACATCTTCACTCTCCTGCCAATCAAGCGGATGTGGCATCAG GCACTGCTTCGTTCAGGGAATAAAGTGCGCATGGACCCCCCTTGCACCAACACCACAGCTGCGTCCACCTACCTCAACAACCCGGACGTGCGGAAGGCCCTCCACATCCCCGAGCAGCTGCCCCAGTGGGACATGTGCAA CTTCCTGGTAAACCTACAGTACCGCCGTCTCTACCGAAGCATGAACTCCCAGTATCTGAAGCTGCTTAGCTCACAG AAATACCAGATCCTGTTATATAATGGAGATGTAGACATGGCCTGCAATTTCATGGGGGATGAGTGGTTTGTGGATTCCCTCAACCAGAAG ATGGAGGTGCAGCGCCGGCCCTGGTTAGTGAAGTACGGGGACAGCGGGGAGCAGATTGCCGGCTTCGTGAAGGAGTTCTCCCACATTGCCTTTCTCACTATCAAG GGCGCCGGACACATGGTCCCCACCGACAAGCCCCTCGCTGCCTTCACCATGTTCTCCCGATTTCTGAACAAGCAGCCGTATTGA